The Microcystis aeruginosa NIES-843 sequence GGGGTTTTAGGGTTTTAGGGTTTTAGGGTTTTAGTTGAAATTCCCCCATCTCTCCTGCTCCCCACTTCCCCACTTCCCCACCTCCCCACCACCCCAAATAACCGCGTCTCAGTTACCGCCCCGAAACTCTACAATAAAGGCAGCAGCATCAATAAACAGTAAAAAAATCAACCGTGACCAAGACCCCATCGCTCGAGGAAACTCATTACAATCAGGCTAAAGCTAGTTTACAACAGGCTTTAACTTGGTATGCCAGTTTTCGCCGTCATTGGAATTATCCCCCCGATCCCCAACTTCAGGCCGCCGTTAAACAGGATTTACAGTCCCTAAAATCGGCCTTGGCTAAACTGGATGAAACGGTGATTCGGGTGGCAGCCTTCGGGTTAGTCAGTCGCGGTAAATCCTCGGTGGTAAACGCTTTAGTCGGTCAAAAAGTCCTGGCAACCGGACCCCTGCACGGGGTGACACGCTGGCCGCGATCGGTGCGTTGGACACCAGCCACGGGTAAAATCCAGATAGAATTAATCGATACCCCCGGATTGGATGAGATTGAAGGGGAAGCGCGGGCGAATATGGCCAGAGAAGTCGCTAAAAGTGCCGATTTAATTTTATTTATCGTTGCGGGGGATATTACCCGCACTGAATACGAGGCCTTAGGAGAATTGCGCCGGGCAAAAAAACCGATTATTTTGGTGTTTAATAAGATTGATCTCTATCCAGAAGCGGATCGCCGTCAGATTTTTCAGCAGTTACAGAGATTAGGAACCAATCGGGACGAAAAAACGTTAGAAGATTTGTTAACTAGCGATGAGATAGTTATGGTAGCCGCCGAACCGCAACCGATTCCCGTCCGGGTGGAATACCCCGATGGGCGCGTGGTGACTGAGTGGGAAACCCCTCCCCCCCAAATTGAGGAGCTGCAAGATAAACTCTTAACGATTTTAAATCGGGAAGGGCGATCGCTACTGGCCTTAAATGCTTTAGTGCAAGGGCAAGAAGCGGAGGAAAATATCGCTAGAAAAACCCTAGAACTCCGGGACAGTCAAGCGGAGGAAATTATCTGGCAATACGCGAAATATAAGGCTTTAGCGATTGCGGCCAATCCGATCGCTATTTTAGACCTACTAGGGGCTTCAATCGTCGATTTAACTCTAGTTCGGGCTTTAGCTCGTTTGTACGGCTTGCCGATTACCAGTCACCAAGCTGGTCAACTCTGGCGGACTCTACTTTTGAGTAGTGCGGGGTTGCTGTTGGGGGAAATCCTCGGCACTGTGATTATCGGTTTGGGCAAAACGGCGGCGGCAGCGGCGAGTATTTTTGAAAATCCCACCTCTTTAACCCTCTACGGTAGCACCGCTCTCTTACAGGGAGCAATTGCCGCTTATGGAACCTATATCATCGGGAAAGCCGCTAAAATCTATCTAGAACGCGGTTGTAGTTGGGGGGCATCCGGACCGAGTACGGTGATCAATCAAATTCTCGCTCAAGTTCATCCGCAAACTATTTTATATCGTTTACGTCTAGAACTAGAACAGTGATTTTAAAGGAAAAAGTAAAAAGGAAAAAAGGCAACAGTGATCAATTAAATATGGTTCTTCGTTACTTGGCATGGTTCGATCGGATGGCATAAATCGACTAAATTCTTATCTGGCAAAAGACTTAATTGATTAGTTCGTTCTAGAGGGAAAACAATTGACAAATCCCTGATAACCCCGTCCATTGCATAACACGAACCACTGACGACCGACTCCTGACTCCTGATGACCGACTCCTGATTTTAGAAACTTAATTTTTGACAACGACAACTAGCTAGAAATATTGAGAGAAAATCATGTCTGCTGCCCATAAGTCCTATATTCCCGTTCCCGTTTCTCGCCAAAAAAGCCAAGGGAGTCAACGTCGTCCCCAGTCGCGGGTAACTTCCCCCAACCCCACTACTAAACCAGTTACTCAATCCTCCCCGACTCCCACCGTCAAACCGACGACTAAATCGGTGGCGAGAGTTCCCGTGGCCCCGACACAAAAACAATTAGCCTCGCGTCAATTACGTTCCCTTTG is a genomic window containing:
- a CDS encoding GTP-binding protein, coding for MTKTPSLEETHYNQAKASLQQALTWYASFRRHWNYPPDPQLQAAVKQDLQSLKSALAKLDETVIRVAAFGLVSRGKSSVVNALVGQKVLATGPLHGVTRWPRSVRWTPATGKIQIELIDTPGLDEIEGEARANMAREVAKSADLILFIVAGDITRTEYEALGELRRAKKPIILVFNKIDLYPEADRRQIFQQLQRLGTNRDEKTLEDLLTSDEIVMVAAEPQPIPVRVEYPDGRVVTEWETPPPQIEELQDKLLTILNREGRSLLALNALVQGQEAEENIARKTLELRDSQAEEIIWQYAKYKALAIAANPIAILDLLGASIVDLTLVRALARLYGLPITSHQAGQLWRTLLLSSAGLLLGEILGTVIIGLGKTAAAAASIFENPTSLTLYGSTALLQGAIAAYGTYIIGKAAKIYLERGCSWGASGPSTVINQILAQVHPQTILYRLRLELEQ